The stretch of DNA ATTTCCATTGAAAGATAACGCAGCTAAATGTCCGAATGTCCCACAATGTCTCCCTTTGTAGGTACTGCCTAAAGCTTCGGCAGCATCCTCGAGTATAGGAATTGCATACTGGTCGGCAATTTTTTGTATTTCTTCTATTTTATACGGCATACCATACAAGTGTACTGGTATGATAGCTTTTGGTTTTTTTCCTTTATCCAAGCGGTCTTGGATTGCTCTTTCTAGAGCAATTGGGCACATATTCCAAGTGTCAGGTTCAGAATCTATAAATATAGGGGTTGCTCCTTGGTAGCGGATTGGGTTGGCTGATGCAGAGAAAGTAAGAGACTGGCAAATTACTTCATCGTCTGCTTTTACTCCTAGAATAATCAAACCTAGATGCAATGCAGCTGTTCCTGCAGAAAGTGCAGCAACGTATACATCATCGTTAAGAAATTTTGTCAAATCATCCTCGAATCCGTTTACATTCGGGCCTAGTGGCGCCACCCAGTTTTGGTCAAACGCTTCGTGAATAAAATCCAATTCCCTTCCTCCCATATGAGGAGAAGATAGCCATATTTTATCTTTCATTTTTATGAATAGTTTAGCATGCAAATTTAATTTATTTTTCTATTCTCAAAAATAGATTAAGTCATTTAACCTTTAATTATTATTAAAAGCTTTTAAGGTGGTTATAAATTAGCAGCTATCAAACAAGGTATTTCTCAGAAAG from Weeksella virosa DSM 16922 encodes:
- a CDS encoding aminotransferase class I/II-fold pyridoxal phosphate-dependent enzyme, with translation MKDKIWLSSPHMGGRELDFIHEAFDQNWVAPLGPNVNGFEDDLTKFLNDDVYVAALSAGTAALHLGLIILGVKADDEVICQSLTFSASANPIRYQGATPIFIDSEPDTWNMCPIALERAIQDRLDKGKKPKAIIPVHLYGMPYKIEEIQKIADQYAIPILEDAAEALGSTYKGRHCGTFGHLAALSFNGNKIITTSGGGALVAHSEKEKQQAVFLSTQARDAAPHYQHSQIGYNYRMSNISAGIGRGQMLVLEDHIAKRRAIHQFYKEIFSTIEGVKVFDEPSSDYFSNHWLSAITIDSEKTNGKTAEQLRLALEKENIESRPIWKPMHLQPVFEMYPYYGTTIAEDIFSRGLCLPSGSNLSEADLVRIKNAILDFFA